One part of the Scatophagus argus isolate fScaArg1 chromosome 12, fScaArg1.pri, whole genome shotgun sequence genome encodes these proteins:
- the si:dkeyp-121d2.7 gene encoding zinc finger protein 568 isoform X2 → MMEESVSTFETHLTAVMDSLIRASVCEITKLFQETVNDYLVELSLNKRENEALKLRLRLTENKLRTERKYGMGWAAHRRNAGLSAAEEGAGGRQKRKVEVARGKSKKGPAAAYGKGWPGGVWEEGGGGGDGGVRGGGGGGGSGGAVGMVAGGRGGKEAREMYLIQFPGDEEDEGGMVEDEEGEGSLSVEGEETANIKEEFVQTEGYQPASLRLIKEALKMDPPNKNVHTGSRSQNEGDLSDHPATLHSGEREEEEEEDWEVDSAEPLEGGMTMDELRGLESALRAERGREQVTMTASQPVSPDSKKVQGSEISLPPKYIGLDGMEQDGELEPQPPTLQREEQIGQGRSKDAVRAGVELRLGWPKKLREGDSTAVMTGEDVVELGKSEHLPHLSAPGSVGESGGEEEGGGDLLHFCPQCGGGFTSDTELEEHPCPLGGSQLQSSGAEDSLFPCAHCGNTFSHAWALKNHECACAAERPHCCEICGKRFTHSRSLERHHLVHTGERPHRCPQCGRTFSRLGNLERHQRIHTGERPYGCEACGKRFSRVEYLKRHQLIHNSEKATLQCSSCGGGFSDVEQLKNHQCF, encoded by the exons ATGATGGAGGAGTCAGTGTCCACGTTTGAGACGCATCTGACGGCTGTCATGGACAGTCTGATCCGAGCGTCAGTCTGTGAGATCACCAAACTCTTCCAAGAGACGGTGAACGACTACCTGGTGGAGCTGTCCCTCAACAAGCGGGAGAACGAGGCTCTCAAACTGCGGCTGAGGCTCACCGAGAACAAGCTGAGGACCGAGCGCAAGTACGGGATGGGCTGGGCTGCCCATCGCCGCAACGCCGGACTGTCGGCGGCAGAGGAAGGAGCCGGAGGGCGGCAGAAACGAAAAGTTGAAGTGGCCC GAGGCAAGTCAAAGAAGGGCCCGGCAGCAGCCTATGGCAAAGGCTGGCCTGGAGGTGTGtgggaagaaggaggaggtggcGGCGATGGTGGTGttaggggaggaggaggaggaggaggaagtggaggagctgTGGGGATGGtagcaggaggaagaggggggaaGGAGGCCAGGGAGATGTACCTCATCCAGTTCCCCggggatgaagaggatgagggaggGATGGTGGAGGACGAGGAAGGGGAAGGCAGCCTCAGCGTTGAGGGGGAGGAGACGGCCAACATCaaagaggag TTCGTTCAAACAGAAGGCTATCAACCTGCCTCTCTCAGGCTAATTAAGGAGGCTTTGAAGATGGACCCACCCAACAAGAATGTCCACACTGGCTCCAGATCCCAGAATGAAG GAGATTTGTCAGATCATCCTGCGACCCTTCAttcaggagaaagagaggaggaggaggaggaggattggGAGGTAGATTCAGCAGAGCCATTGGAAGGGGGCATGACCATGGATGAACTGAGGGGTCTGGAGTCAGCACTAAGGGCTGAGAGAGGCCGCGAGCAGGTTACCATGACGGCCTCTCAGCCTGTCAGCCCTGACTCTAAGAAAGTGCAAGGCAGCGAGATCAGCCTGCCCCCTAAGTACATTGGTCTTGATGGAATGGAGCAGGATGGAGAGTTGGAGCCTCAGCCACCCACCCTccagagagaggagcagataGGGCAAGGCAGGTCGAAGGATGCTGTTAGGGCTGGGGTGGAGTTAAGGTTAGGCTGGCCAAAGAAATTGAGAGAGGGTGACTCGACAGCAGTCATGACTGGAGAGGATGTGGTAGAGCTGGGAAAGTCAGAGCACCTGCCCCACCTGTCTGCTCCAGGGAGTGTtggagagagtggaggagaagaggaaggtggTGGGGACCTGCTCCACTTCTGCCCACAGTGTGGAGGAGGCTTCACCTCAGACACTGAGCTGGAGGAGCACCCTTGTCCACTAGGTGGCTCTCAGTTACAGAGCAGTGGAGCAGAGGACAGTCTCTTCCCCTGTGCCCACTGTGGCAACACGTTCAGCCATGCATGGGCACTTAAGAACCACGAGTGCGCCTGTGCCGCCGAGCGGCCGCACTGCTGCGAAATCTGTGGGAAACGCTTCACGCACTCTCGCTCACTGGAACGGCATCATCTGGTGCACACAGGCGAGAGGCCACACCGGTGCCCTCAGTGTGGACGCACCTTTAGTCGTCTAGGAAATTTGGAACGTCACCAGCGGATTCACACGGGCGAACGTCCATACGGGTGTGAAGCGTGTGGAAAACGATTCAGTCGTGTGGAGTACTTAAAGAGACACCAGCTCATACACAACAGTGAAAAGGCAACACTCCAGTGCTCCAGCTGTGGAGGTGGCTTTAGTGATGTGGAACAACTGAAAAACCACCAGTGTTTTTAG
- the si:dkeyp-121d2.7 gene encoding zinc finger protein 568 isoform X1 has translation MRSEPAVKMMEESVSTFETHLTAVMDSLIRASVCEITKLFQETVNDYLVELSLNKRENEALKLRLRLTENKLRTERKYGMGWAAHRRNAGLSAAEEGAGGRQKRKVEVARGKSKKGPAAAYGKGWPGGVWEEGGGGGDGGVRGGGGGGGSGGAVGMVAGGRGGKEAREMYLIQFPGDEEDEGGMVEDEEGEGSLSVEGEETANIKEEFVQTEGYQPASLRLIKEALKMDPPNKNVHTGSRSQNEGDLSDHPATLHSGEREEEEEEDWEVDSAEPLEGGMTMDELRGLESALRAERGREQVTMTASQPVSPDSKKVQGSEISLPPKYIGLDGMEQDGELEPQPPTLQREEQIGQGRSKDAVRAGVELRLGWPKKLREGDSTAVMTGEDVVELGKSEHLPHLSAPGSVGESGGEEEGGGDLLHFCPQCGGGFTSDTELEEHPCPLGGSQLQSSGAEDSLFPCAHCGNTFSHAWALKNHECACAAERPHCCEICGKRFTHSRSLERHHLVHTGERPHRCPQCGRTFSRLGNLERHQRIHTGERPYGCEACGKRFSRVEYLKRHQLIHNSEKATLQCSSCGGGFSDVEQLKNHQCF, from the exons ATGAG GTCCGAACCTGCCGTCAAGATGATGGAGGAGTCAGTGTCCACGTTTGAGACGCATCTGACGGCTGTCATGGACAGTCTGATCCGAGCGTCAGTCTGTGAGATCACCAAACTCTTCCAAGAGACGGTGAACGACTACCTGGTGGAGCTGTCCCTCAACAAGCGGGAGAACGAGGCTCTCAAACTGCGGCTGAGGCTCACCGAGAACAAGCTGAGGACCGAGCGCAAGTACGGGATGGGCTGGGCTGCCCATCGCCGCAACGCCGGACTGTCGGCGGCAGAGGAAGGAGCCGGAGGGCGGCAGAAACGAAAAGTTGAAGTGGCCC GAGGCAAGTCAAAGAAGGGCCCGGCAGCAGCCTATGGCAAAGGCTGGCCTGGAGGTGTGtgggaagaaggaggaggtggcGGCGATGGTGGTGttaggggaggaggaggaggaggaggaagtggaggagctgTGGGGATGGtagcaggaggaagaggggggaaGGAGGCCAGGGAGATGTACCTCATCCAGTTCCCCggggatgaagaggatgagggaggGATGGTGGAGGACGAGGAAGGGGAAGGCAGCCTCAGCGTTGAGGGGGAGGAGACGGCCAACATCaaagaggag TTCGTTCAAACAGAAGGCTATCAACCTGCCTCTCTCAGGCTAATTAAGGAGGCTTTGAAGATGGACCCACCCAACAAGAATGTCCACACTGGCTCCAGATCCCAGAATGAAG GAGATTTGTCAGATCATCCTGCGACCCTTCAttcaggagaaagagaggaggaggaggaggaggattggGAGGTAGATTCAGCAGAGCCATTGGAAGGGGGCATGACCATGGATGAACTGAGGGGTCTGGAGTCAGCACTAAGGGCTGAGAGAGGCCGCGAGCAGGTTACCATGACGGCCTCTCAGCCTGTCAGCCCTGACTCTAAGAAAGTGCAAGGCAGCGAGATCAGCCTGCCCCCTAAGTACATTGGTCTTGATGGAATGGAGCAGGATGGAGAGTTGGAGCCTCAGCCACCCACCCTccagagagaggagcagataGGGCAAGGCAGGTCGAAGGATGCTGTTAGGGCTGGGGTGGAGTTAAGGTTAGGCTGGCCAAAGAAATTGAGAGAGGGTGACTCGACAGCAGTCATGACTGGAGAGGATGTGGTAGAGCTGGGAAAGTCAGAGCACCTGCCCCACCTGTCTGCTCCAGGGAGTGTtggagagagtggaggagaagaggaaggtggTGGGGACCTGCTCCACTTCTGCCCACAGTGTGGAGGAGGCTTCACCTCAGACACTGAGCTGGAGGAGCACCCTTGTCCACTAGGTGGCTCTCAGTTACAGAGCAGTGGAGCAGAGGACAGTCTCTTCCCCTGTGCCCACTGTGGCAACACGTTCAGCCATGCATGGGCACTTAAGAACCACGAGTGCGCCTGTGCCGCCGAGCGGCCGCACTGCTGCGAAATCTGTGGGAAACGCTTCACGCACTCTCGCTCACTGGAACGGCATCATCTGGTGCACACAGGCGAGAGGCCACACCGGTGCCCTCAGTGTGGACGCACCTTTAGTCGTCTAGGAAATTTGGAACGTCACCAGCGGATTCACACGGGCGAACGTCCATACGGGTGTGAAGCGTGTGGAAAACGATTCAGTCGTGTGGAGTACTTAAAGAGACACCAGCTCATACACAACAGTGAAAAGGCAACACTCCAGTGCTCCAGCTGTGGAGGTGGCTTTAGTGATGTGGAACAACTGAAAAACCACCAGTGTTTTTAG
- the mif gene encoding macrophage migration inhibitory factor, translated as MPMFVVNTNVAKSDVPAALLSEATEELAKAMGKPAQYIAVHVNSDQMMMFGGKGDPCALCFLHSIGKISSAHNKQYSKLLCGLLNKHLSISPDRIYINFVDLDAANVAWNSTTFA; from the exons ATGCCGATGTTTGTGGTGAACACCAACGTGGCCAAAAGCGATGTTCCCGCGGCCCTGCTGTCTGAGGCCACCGAGGAGCTCGCCAAAGCTATGGGCAAACCTGCACAG TACATTGCTGTGCATGTCAACTCTGACCAAATGATGATGTTTGGAGGAAAGGGAGACCCCTGTGCACTCTGCTTCCTGCACAGCATTGGCAAGATCAGCAGTGCTCACAACAAGCAATACTCAAAGCTCCTGTGTGGACTGCTCAACAAGCACCTGAGCATCTCTCCTGACAG gATCTATATCAACTTTGTGGACTTGGATGCAGCCAATGTTGCCTGGAACAGCACAACCTTTGCCTGA